Proteins encoded within one genomic window of Macrotis lagotis isolate mMagLag1 chromosome 3, bilby.v1.9.chrom.fasta, whole genome shotgun sequence:
- the HNRNPDL gene encoding heterogeneous nuclear ribonucleoprotein D-like isoform X1: MEVPPRLSQAPPPLFPSPPAASAPRSLSHWRPRAPRPPAPLLPSLSSSSARQGARRAPRHVTAAQPSRLAGGASIKGGRRRRSDLFRRHFKSGSIQRAAAASASPRRLPPAHSPAAMEDVNEYSNMEEFAEGSKINASKNQQDDGKMFIGGLSWDTSKKDLTEYLSRFGEVVDCTIKTDPVTGRSRGFGFVLFKDAASVDKVLELKEHKLDGKLIDPKRAKALKGKEPPKKVFVGGLSPDTSEEQIKEYFGAFGEIENIELPMDTKTNERRGFCFITYTDEEPVKKLLENRYHQIGSGKCEIKVAQPKEVYRQQQQQQKGGRGAAAGGRGGTRGRGRGQGQNWNQGFNNYYDQGYGNYNSAYGGDQNYSGYGGYDYTGYNYGNYGYGQGYADYSGQQSTYGKASRGGGNHQNNYQPY; this comes from the exons ATGGAGGTCCCGCCGCGGCTGTCGCAGGCGCCGCCGCCATTGTTCCCCTCGCCCCCGGCGGCCTCGGCCCCCCGCAGCCTCTCCCACTGGCGGCCCCGGGCCCCGCGGCCGCCGGCCCCGCTGCTGCCGTCGCTGAGTTCCAGCTCGGCCCGGCAGGGGGCGCGCCGAGCGCCGCGCCACGTCACCGCGGCCCAGCCCTCGCGATTGGCGGGCGGGGCGTCTATAAAGGGAGGGCGCAGGCGGCGCTCGGATCTCTTCCGCCGCCATTTTAAATCCGGCTCCATCCAACGCGCCGCCGCTGCGAGTGCCTCTCCGCGCCGCCTGCCCCCGGCCCACAGCCCCGCCGCCATGGAGGACGTGAACGAGTACAGCAACATGGAGGAGTTCGCCGAGGGCTCCAAGATCAACGCGAGCAAGAACCAGCAGGACGACGG TAAAATGTTTATTGGAGGGCTGAGCTGGGACACGAGCAAGAAGGACCTGACCGAGTACCTGTCGCGCTTCGGAGAGGTGGTGGACTGCACGATCAAGACGGACCCCGTCACGGGCCGGTCGCGGGGCTTCGGCTTCGTGCTCTTCAAGGACGCGGCCAGCGTGGACAAG GTCCTGGAGCTGAAGGAGCACAAGCTGGATGGCAAGTTGATAGACCCCAAGCGCGCCAAGGCGCTGAAGGGCAAGGAGCCCCCCAAGAAGGTGTTTGTCGGCGGACTGAGCCCGGACACGTCCGAGGAGCAGATCAAGGAGTACTTCGGGGCCTTCGGAGAG ATTGAGAACATCGAGCTTCCTATGGACACAAAAACAAACGAAAGGAGAGGATTTTGTTTTATAACatatacagatgaagaaccaGTAAAGAAATTGTTAGAAAACAGATACCATCAGATTGGTTCTGGGAAG TGTGAAATCAAAGTTGCCCAGCCCAAAGAGGTATacaggcagcagcagcagcaacagaaaggagggaggggcGCTGCGGCCGGCGGCCGAGGTGGGACTAGGGGTCGTGGCCGAG GTCAGGGCCAAAACTGGAACCAAGGATTTAATAACTATTATGATCAAGGATATGGAAATTACAATAGTGCCTATGGTGGTGATCAAAACTATAGTGGCTATGGCGGATATGATTATACTGGGTATAACTATGGGAACTATGGATATGGACAGGGATATGCAGACTACAGTG GTCAACAAAGCACGTATGGCAAAGCATCCCGAGGGGGTGGTAATCACCAAAACAATTACCAGCCGTATTAG
- the HNRNPDL gene encoding heterogeneous nuclear ribonucleoprotein D-like isoform X2, whose protein sequence is MEVPPRLSQAPPPLFPSPPAASAPRSLSHWRPRAPRPPAPLLPSLSSSSARQGARRAPRHVTAAQPSRLAGGASIKGGRRRRSDLFRRHFKSGSIQRAAAASASPRRLPPAHSPAAMEDVNEYSNMEEFAEGSKINASKNQQDDGKMFIGGLSWDTSKKDLTEYLSRFGEVVDCTIKTDPVTGRSRGFGFVLFKDAASVDKVLELKEHKLDGKLIDPKRAKALKGKEPPKKVFVGGLSPDTSEEQIKEYFGAFGEIENIELPMDTKTNERRGFCFITYTDEEPVKKLLENRYHQIGSGKCEIKVAQPKEVYRQQQQQQKGGRGAAAGGRGGTRGRGRGQQSTYGKASRGGGNHQNNYQPY, encoded by the exons ATGGAGGTCCCGCCGCGGCTGTCGCAGGCGCCGCCGCCATTGTTCCCCTCGCCCCCGGCGGCCTCGGCCCCCCGCAGCCTCTCCCACTGGCGGCCCCGGGCCCCGCGGCCGCCGGCCCCGCTGCTGCCGTCGCTGAGTTCCAGCTCGGCCCGGCAGGGGGCGCGCCGAGCGCCGCGCCACGTCACCGCGGCCCAGCCCTCGCGATTGGCGGGCGGGGCGTCTATAAAGGGAGGGCGCAGGCGGCGCTCGGATCTCTTCCGCCGCCATTTTAAATCCGGCTCCATCCAACGCGCCGCCGCTGCGAGTGCCTCTCCGCGCCGCCTGCCCCCGGCCCACAGCCCCGCCGCCATGGAGGACGTGAACGAGTACAGCAACATGGAGGAGTTCGCCGAGGGCTCCAAGATCAACGCGAGCAAGAACCAGCAGGACGACGG TAAAATGTTTATTGGAGGGCTGAGCTGGGACACGAGCAAGAAGGACCTGACCGAGTACCTGTCGCGCTTCGGAGAGGTGGTGGACTGCACGATCAAGACGGACCCCGTCACGGGCCGGTCGCGGGGCTTCGGCTTCGTGCTCTTCAAGGACGCGGCCAGCGTGGACAAG GTCCTGGAGCTGAAGGAGCACAAGCTGGATGGCAAGTTGATAGACCCCAAGCGCGCCAAGGCGCTGAAGGGCAAGGAGCCCCCCAAGAAGGTGTTTGTCGGCGGACTGAGCCCGGACACGTCCGAGGAGCAGATCAAGGAGTACTTCGGGGCCTTCGGAGAG ATTGAGAACATCGAGCTTCCTATGGACACAAAAACAAACGAAAGGAGAGGATTTTGTTTTATAACatatacagatgaagaaccaGTAAAGAAATTGTTAGAAAACAGATACCATCAGATTGGTTCTGGGAAG TGTGAAATCAAAGTTGCCCAGCCCAAAGAGGTATacaggcagcagcagcagcaacagaaaggagggaggggcGCTGCGGCCGGCGGCCGAGGTGGGACTAGGGGTCGTGGCCGAG GTCAACAAAGCACGTATGGCAAAGCATCCCGAGGGGGTGGTAATCACCAAAACAATTACCAGCCGTATTAG